A single genomic interval of Shewanella psychropiezotolerans harbors:
- a CDS encoding CDP-glycerol glycerophosphotransferase family protein translates to MKSIIFLLLRKAIYYTSGLCPRATKAVIGSNQDRFSDNAKYLYLHWQNTDFIRSIWISGDKELVSQLRGDGFEAYHRRSIRGIFHCLTAKYYFYTSYIGDISQYLAKGATKVNLWHGSPLKKIEFDIISGPLATTYQATDLKNKLFNSLKYHQAYIKPDIMFSPSPVMDVLFSSAFRLPTSQIHRSGNPRTDYYRRYPEKKQSITQLFNQQYDQVILYRPTWIDSPRDAKISTKRDIGRQAERGNDQKTEKSAEQSSEKNIKPNKRYIGGINWQSLSTQLQENNQLFLIRFNPSQAHLAKQLKNYANIIDISHWQDIYNIFHEIDLLITDESSLCIDFLLYQTPTIFYTSSDVRKDETSKTAASTLTLTKPSTSALLTQTETKTETENSHTKSDNYDYVDNLPLFGIGHSKTLDNFEDLLTKLRSDNSFYISAEESQEYKQLTQLFWPEQLCDAFDTIEKQIGKISNKTKVPQQECRANTTHPQEPALAAKPCLANSSRG, encoded by the coding sequence ATGAAATCCATTATTTTTTTATTATTAAGAAAAGCCATCTATTACACTTCGGGCCTATGTCCAAGAGCCACTAAGGCCGTAATAGGAAGTAACCAAGACAGATTTTCCGATAATGCCAAATACCTGTACCTTCACTGGCAAAATACTGATTTTATCCGGTCAATTTGGATAAGTGGTGACAAGGAGCTAGTTAGTCAACTCAGAGGTGATGGCTTTGAAGCCTATCACCGCAGAAGCATAAGAGGAATATTCCACTGTTTGACCGCTAAGTACTATTTTTACACCAGCTACATAGGGGACATAAGCCAATACTTGGCCAAAGGTGCAACTAAGGTCAATCTCTGGCATGGATCGCCACTCAAGAAAATTGAATTCGACATCATCTCGGGTCCACTAGCAACAACTTACCAGGCAACTGACTTGAAAAATAAATTATTCAACTCCTTAAAGTACCATCAGGCCTATATCAAACCCGATATCATGTTCAGCCCTAGCCCAGTGATGGATGTGCTCTTCTCATCGGCGTTTAGGCTACCCACATCACAAATCCATCGCAGCGGAAACCCAAGGACCGACTACTACCGACGTTACCCGGAGAAAAAGCAGTCTATTACTCAATTATTTAACCAACAATATGATCAAGTGATCCTCTACCGCCCTACTTGGATAGACTCCCCCCGGGATGCAAAGATAAGTACTAAGAGAGACATTGGAAGACAGGCTGAGAGAGGGAATGATCAAAAAACAGAAAAAAGTGCAGAACAAAGCTCAGAGAAGAACATAAAGCCAAACAAGCGATACATAGGGGGAATCAACTGGCAATCGCTCTCGACTCAGTTACAGGAAAATAATCAGCTGTTTCTGATCCGATTTAATCCTAGCCAAGCCCATCTGGCTAAACAGCTTAAGAACTATGCCAACATCATAGATATTTCTCATTGGCAGGATATCTATAATATTTTTCATGAAATAGACCTCTTGATCACAGATGAATCATCTCTGTGTATCGATTTTCTGCTCTATCAAACACCCACAATTTTTTATACCAGCTCTGATGTAAGAAAAGACGAAACGTCAAAAACAGCAGCTTCAACTTTAACTTTAACGAAGCCTTCAACAAGCGCTTTACTTACACAGACTGAGACAAAAACAGAGACTGAAAACAGTCATACTAAAAGTGACAACTATGACTATGTAGACAACTTGCCCCTGTTTGGAATAGGACACTCAAAAACCTTAGATAACTTTGAAGATTTGCTAACGAAGCTTAGATCCGATAACAGCTTCTATATTTCAGCCGAAGAGAGCCAAGAATACAAACAGCTGACACAATTGTTCTGGCCAGAACAATTGTGTGATGCCTTCGATACGATCGAGAAGCAGATAGGAAAGATATCGAATAAAACCAAGGTGCCACAACAGGAATGCAGAGCCAATACCACACACCCGCAGGAGCCTGCTTTAGCCGCGAAGCCTTGCCTTGCTAATTCTTCTCGGGGCTAA
- a CDS encoding LbetaH domain-containing protein: MIGSNCLIDKESTLENCIILPNTYVGEKLEVKNSILCKNLLINLQNSGVIQINDQALIGANESQAKPGKNKTGSITKGLLLILLVTSLPLWPLLTLYSSIRNALMKQAEDSTISDTFIDNLGQTFPAWRWNIPSAITARLPQLYHVLTGRLDLFGDSPEARYATGKEQRRLGVLGPVQLLLDHTAPEEERQLLELEFDADLRATKYLHLLWRAFE; encoded by the coding sequence GTGATCGGCAGCAACTGCCTGATCGATAAAGAGTCTACTTTAGAAAACTGCATCATACTGCCTAATACCTATGTGGGTGAAAAATTAGAAGTAAAAAATAGCATCCTATGCAAAAACTTACTGATCAACCTTCAAAACTCGGGGGTAATCCAGATAAATGATCAAGCATTGATCGGTGCAAACGAGAGCCAAGCTAAACCAGGTAAGAATAAAACCGGCTCCATAACCAAAGGCCTGCTACTCATTTTGCTGGTAACGAGTCTGCCCCTGTGGCCATTACTGACCTTATATTCATCCATCAGAAATGCCTTAATGAAACAAGCTGAAGATTCAACGATCTCTGACACTTTTATCGATAATCTCGGTCAGACGTTTCCGGCCTGGAGGTGGAACATTCCCTCAGCGATCACCGCCAGACTACCCCAATTGTATCACGTGTTAACCGGAAGACTAGATCTTTTTGGTGACTCGCCGGAAGCAAGATACGCCACAGGAAAAGAGCAGCGACGCCTAGGCGTATTGGGGCCTGTACAGTTACTGCTAGACCATACCGCTCCCGAAGAGGAGCGACAATTATTAGAGCTCGAATTCGATGCAGATCTTAGAGCTACAAAATACCTACACTTGCTCTGGCGTGCTTTCGAGTAG
- a CDS encoding sugar phosphate nucleotidyltransferase, with amino-acid sequence MQAIIFANRSGDELAPLNSHYSPALLPIGNKAVIEYTLEDIVKSGITKIKLIVSSQAKEIEQYLGQGERWGLEIDYFLSKPEEETGLILKRLALSSEESLLLVRGDIFRSPSIAQFIDFSMDFSDDFVQAKMENQNAGMMLLPAALPYIADIDWPFSPHFDSTSVVTLVLHGRCFMLDSFRSYMDANLSLATNELPSLSPSERSYISANPQQDFYVGAKARTGPLNEQDGWGS; translated from the coding sequence ATGCAAGCCATTATTTTCGCAAATAGATCTGGCGATGAATTAGCCCCTCTAAATAGCCATTACAGCCCGGCCCTGCTCCCCATTGGGAATAAGGCTGTGATCGAATATACCTTAGAGGATATAGTCAAATCTGGTATTACCAAAATAAAGTTAATTGTCTCCTCTCAAGCCAAAGAGATTGAACAGTATCTGGGTCAAGGTGAGAGGTGGGGCCTGGAAATAGATTACTTCTTGAGTAAACCAGAGGAAGAGACAGGTCTGATTTTAAAACGTTTAGCACTTTCATCCGAGGAAAGCCTGCTACTCGTACGGGGTGACATATTTCGTTCGCCCTCTATAGCCCAATTTATCGATTTTTCTATGGATTTCTCCGATGACTTTGTCCAAGCGAAGATGGAAAACCAAAATGCAGGCATGATGCTACTTCCCGCCGCGCTCCCCTATATCGCCGATATAGACTGGCCATTTTCGCCACACTTTGACAGCACTAGCGTAGTGACACTTGTCCTACATGGACGCTGCTTTATGTTGGATAGCTTTCGCTCTTATATGGACGCCAACTTGAGTCTAGCGACTAACGAACTTCCATCACTCTCTCCATCGGAACGAAGTTACATATCGGCCAACCCACAGCAAGATTTTTATGTTGGTGCGAAGGCCCGTACAGGTCCATTAAATGAGCAAGATGGCTGGGGATCATAG
- a CDS encoding WecB/TagA/CpsF family glycosyltransferase, giving the protein MLSETQIDAESTNGYAIRAVDISMAVLLILAAAPALVLKYLYRRCRYGAAIERINIYGTRGKQIDLYQFTGEGICCRWPYLINLLGGDLSLVGSEIEFNFKSHSAMTSDKDDQHIQTRESYIKPGILTFKQMHQRVGLNFESQDAEVCKAHKNPMIYLLAALRISLTQVFTPNKTSSAVAHIPLFGLKLDNLTMDELLENITQHALNHQLAKLNPLSMDTPIGMVQYAFVNADCLNISARDPNYLRCLRTSCHRVFADGSGIRLASQWKGYSPKDNLNGTDMFPRLCEQLSSKGLSVFLLGGEPGVAAKTAVNMQRTLPNLQIAGTHHGFLNTPKLNQAVIDKINDSGANVLLVAMGVPKQEVWLEAHQAKLNIAVGIGVGGLFDFYSGNIKRAPLWVRQLGMEWICRLAEEPVRMWRRYLLGNPLFLYRVLLEIFSPKQSKSVSIKRQASKPDSTCEVLRASHKKSDARFKPVETPLSSKLLNLTNNQVQNRQAINRCQRQLVLARLNSGLKRGVDLVGAITLLILLLPLLLTVSALIRLESKGPVFFSQRRAGKHNALFTMWKFRSMYQDAEYRLNRLQSANEVPGGVLFKMKKDPRITLIGKLIRKMSIDELPQLWNVIHGDMSLVGPRPALESEVKQYSLHDRRRLSVKPGITCIWQVSGRSDIPFEQQVELDIDYIYQQSFVTDIWLLIKTIPAVIWARGAY; this is encoded by the coding sequence ATGCTATCAGAGACACAAATAGACGCTGAAAGTACCAATGGATACGCCATTAGGGCGGTCGATATCTCGATGGCTGTATTACTCATTCTGGCGGCAGCCCCTGCGCTAGTTCTTAAATATCTCTATCGCAGGTGCCGATATGGCGCAGCCATTGAGCGAATTAACATTTATGGTACCAGAGGAAAGCAAATAGATTTATATCAATTTACAGGGGAAGGGATCTGCTGCCGCTGGCCTTACTTAATCAACTTGTTAGGAGGAGATCTCTCACTCGTCGGTAGCGAGATAGAGTTTAACTTCAAATCACATTCGGCTATGACGTCCGATAAAGACGATCAGCACATTCAAACAAGGGAATCATATATAAAACCTGGGATACTGACGTTTAAGCAGATGCACCAAAGGGTCGGCCTCAATTTTGAAAGCCAAGATGCAGAAGTATGCAAGGCACATAAAAACCCTATGATCTACTTGTTAGCTGCATTAAGGATCTCACTGACTCAAGTTTTTACCCCAAATAAAACTAGCAGCGCCGTAGCTCACATCCCCCTGTTCGGGCTTAAGCTAGATAATCTCACCATGGACGAGTTGCTGGAAAATATTACTCAACATGCATTAAATCACCAACTAGCCAAACTCAATCCTCTCTCGATGGATACGCCCATTGGCATGGTTCAATATGCGTTCGTCAATGCCGATTGTCTCAACATAAGCGCTAGAGACCCTAATTATCTTAGATGTTTACGCACGAGTTGCCATAGGGTGTTTGCCGATGGCTCAGGAATACGTTTGGCGAGCCAATGGAAGGGCTACTCACCAAAAGATAACCTCAATGGCACAGATATGTTTCCCAGATTATGTGAGCAGCTATCAAGCAAGGGGCTATCGGTTTTTCTTCTCGGTGGTGAACCCGGCGTAGCCGCTAAAACCGCTGTCAATATGCAGAGAACACTTCCCAATTTACAGATAGCAGGAACACACCATGGTTTTTTAAACACGCCTAAGCTTAATCAGGCTGTGATAGATAAAATCAACGACTCTGGTGCCAATGTATTACTGGTAGCCATGGGAGTGCCTAAACAGGAAGTCTGGCTTGAGGCCCATCAAGCTAAACTCAACATTGCCGTAGGAATAGGCGTCGGCGGATTATTCGACTTTTACTCAGGAAACATCAAACGAGCCCCCTTGTGGGTTAGGCAACTTGGTATGGAGTGGATATGCCGACTCGCCGAGGAACCCGTAAGAATGTGGAGACGCTACCTCTTAGGCAATCCACTCTTCTTGTATCGTGTTCTACTCGAAATATTCAGCCCCAAGCAGAGTAAATCAGTTTCAATCAAGAGGCAAGCGAGTAAGCCAGACTCAACCTGTGAAGTTTTGAGAGCTTCACATAAAAAGTCTGATGCCAGGTTTAAACCCGTAGAAACACCTTTAAGCAGTAAACTCCTCAACCTTACGAATAACCAAGTCCAAAACCGTCAGGCAATAAACCGTTGTCAGCGACAACTTGTGTTAGCAAGACTTAACTCAGGCTTAAAGCGAGGGGTCGACTTAGTCGGCGCAATAACACTTCTTATCTTGTTACTGCCTCTGTTGCTTACCGTCTCGGCACTTATACGCCTTGAATCTAAAGGCCCGGTATTTTTTAGTCAGCGAAGAGCAGGAAAACATAATGCCCTCTTTACTATGTGGAAATTTCGCTCCATGTATCAAGATGCCGAGTACCGTCTCAACAGACTGCAATCGGCCAACGAAGTACCTGGAGGCGTCCTGTTTAAAATGAAAAAAGATCCCAGAATCACCTTAATTGGCAAGTTGATCAGAAAGATGTCTATCGATGAGCTCCCCCAGCTGTGGAATGTCATCCACGGAGACATGTCCCTGGTGGGCCCAAGGCCGGCCCTCGAGTCTGAAGTTAAACAATATAGCCTCCACGACAGAAGACGATTAAGTGTAAAGCCCGGTATCACCTGTATCTGGCAAGTCAGTGGCCGCTCCGATATCCCCTTCGAGCAACAGGTTGAGCTCGATATTGACTATATCTATCAACAGTCTTTTGTCACCGATATCTGGCTACTCATTAAGACCATACCCGCAGTCATTTGGGCTCGCGGCGCCTACTAG
- a CDS encoding glycosyltransferase family 2 protein — protein sequence MTPRVSVIMPIYNVQHFVKSAINSVLMQSFTNFELILVNDGSTDKSVDICHSIHDHRIRIVNHTENKGLSAARNTGIRHAIGKYIAFLNADDMWHSDKLKMHVKHLSQSPKVGISFSRSSFMSHKGRLIHFYQMPQLTGITAAHLLCRNPVGNGSAAVIRREALNDIRFQALNHSENYTCYFDERFRQSEDIECWLRIMATTEWKMEGIPAPLTFYRLSQRGVSSNIMKQLASWEMMIDKAKQFAPKLLKRHEQDARAYQHRYLARQAIRNGQGKNAIKLINSALRISPSILLNETSRTCVTLTAAYLLWLLPSALYKIFENIGQYFMGHVQKVRISKDGVKSSLIS from the coding sequence ATGACGCCTAGAGTCTCAGTAATTATGCCTATCTATAATGTGCAGCACTTCGTCAAGAGTGCCATTAACTCCGTATTAATGCAGTCATTTACTAACTTTGAGCTTATTCTGGTTAATGACGGTTCGACAGATAAGAGTGTAGATATTTGCCATTCAATACATGACCATAGAATTCGCATCGTAAATCATACTGAGAATAAAGGCCTATCCGCGGCAAGAAACACGGGGATTCGTCACGCCATAGGCAAATATATCGCCTTTCTCAATGCCGATGATATGTGGCATTCGGATAAACTCAAGATGCATGTCAAGCACCTGAGTCAATCACCTAAGGTTGGGATCAGTTTTTCTCGCTCAAGCTTTATGAGTCATAAAGGCAGGTTAATTCATTTCTATCAGATGCCACAGCTGACAGGGATCACAGCGGCTCATCTATTGTGTCGTAACCCGGTAGGAAATGGCTCAGCAGCCGTTATTCGTCGTGAAGCACTCAACGACATCCGTTTTCAAGCGCTAAACCATAGCGAAAATTATACTTGTTACTTCGATGAGCGTTTTCGTCAATCTGAAGACATTGAATGTTGGCTCAGAATAATGGCAACCACAGAGTGGAAGATGGAGGGGATCCCCGCCCCCCTTACTTTTTATCGACTCAGCCAGCGAGGCGTATCATCAAACATCATGAAGCAGCTCGCCTCGTGGGAGATGATGATAGATAAAGCGAAGCAATTCGCGCCAAAACTGTTAAAACGACATGAACAGGATGCAAGGGCTTACCAACACAGGTATCTCGCGAGACAAGCGATACGCAATGGTCAGGGTAAAAATGCAATAAAGCTGATAAATAGTGCCTTGAGGATCTCTCCATCAATATTACTGAATGAAACCAGTAGAACCTGTGTCACATTAACAGCGGCCTACCTGCTTTGGCTGCTGCCTTCGGCTCTCTATAAAATATTTGAAAATATTGGCCAATATTTTATGGGCCATGTTCAAAAAGTACGAATAAGTAAAGATGGGGTTAAATCATCTTTAATATCATAA
- a CDS encoding oligosaccharide flippase family protein, translated as MPVLDNSQRETRKGLTKGLFSLGSAQVLGRSIRFASSIILARLLTPEVFGEVAIILASFELISAPTRRITSVPLLKMDDKTFHSALPIANKINWFVAIIAFVAMSLLSWPLAFLHQDSTLIPPMILMATSYLLLPLGMLHATSNLKTNEIPVVGQAIMWQTIADGVLTASLALLGLGIWAIIIPKVLVILIWVGIHRNHTSLVYGSDSQCPPAEHFYYQNHAINSRSEIETTSVSHQVASLAKMKDDTGLADLQNLAISIKLIANLRDAEEIKKITHKLTERAPSTNDMLHMGAHIGLYDLSIALRNNIDYLLVGYFLGLEALGVYFFAVTASLGICTAMGQGSSSKVKPDPHTNPPSDKYSSSQSEIRNRYWHSLSQRLKIAVPIIVLQLVFAPLYLPFVYGEHWLDAGAFPVFILFSLCGLIRPYGEAASQLLTNINMQGINLKFNMGFTLLLVLTIGFFSQWGLKEVALGVFLTQLFTTVLVSYYAQSFILKSSVCKENNSSSNNKENKKMAKEFEQELPNDA; from the coding sequence ATGCCAGTACTTGATAATTCCCAACGGGAAACCAGGAAAGGGCTCACCAAGGGCCTGTTCTCTCTTGGCTCGGCACAAGTACTGGGTCGGAGCATTAGATTTGCATCTAGCATCATCTTGGCCCGTCTGCTGACACCTGAAGTTTTCGGTGAAGTCGCCATCATACTTGCCAGCTTCGAACTCATCAGTGCCCCAACCAGACGCATCACCTCAGTACCCTTGCTAAAAATGGATGATAAGACCTTCCATTCAGCCCTGCCTATTGCGAATAAGATAAATTGGTTCGTCGCAATTATCGCATTTGTTGCCATGAGCTTACTCAGCTGGCCTCTCGCATTTCTCCATCAGGATTCAACATTAATCCCGCCTATGATACTCATGGCAACAAGCTATTTATTGCTTCCATTGGGCATGCTTCATGCGACATCTAACCTAAAGACAAACGAGATACCTGTCGTCGGTCAAGCCATTATGTGGCAGACCATAGCAGATGGGGTACTCACTGCCAGTTTAGCTTTGCTCGGTTTGGGGATCTGGGCCATTATCATACCTAAGGTATTAGTGATCCTTATATGGGTCGGGATCCACAGGAATCATACCTCCTTAGTTTATGGCTCAGACTCCCAGTGTCCTCCTGCCGAGCACTTTTATTATCAAAATCACGCTATCAATTCACGCTCAGAAATAGAGACCACAAGCGTGTCACATCAGGTGGCTAGCCTCGCCAAGATGAAGGACGATACAGGGCTAGCCGATCTTCAAAACTTGGCAATAAGTATCAAACTCATCGCCAACCTGAGGGATGCTGAAGAGATAAAGAAAATTACGCATAAACTCACCGAACGTGCGCCATCCACAAATGACATGCTACATATGGGGGCGCATATTGGCTTATATGATCTGAGTATCGCCTTAAGGAACAACATAGATTACTTGCTTGTGGGGTATTTTCTCGGACTGGAAGCACTTGGGGTTTACTTTTTTGCCGTCACCGCCAGTTTAGGGATCTGTACTGCTATGGGACAGGGCTCGTCGAGTAAGGTTAAACCTGATCCCCACACGAATCCACCTAGCGATAAATACAGTAGCAGCCAAAGTGAAATTAGAAACCGTTATTGGCACTCCCTTTCACAGCGCCTCAAAATCGCCGTTCCAATAATAGTGCTGCAGCTTGTATTTGCCCCTCTATACCTGCCGTTTGTCTATGGCGAACATTGGCTTGATGCCGGAGCATTTCCCGTATTTATTCTATTTAGCTTATGCGGTCTTATCAGGCCTTATGGTGAAGCCGCCAGCCAGCTATTGACCAATATCAATATGCAAGGAATCAACCTTAAATTCAATATGGGTTTCACCTTGCTGTTAGTCCTCACTATTGGGTTTTTCAGCCAGTGGGGATTAAAGGAAGTGGCCTTAGGTGTCTTCCTCACTCAACTGTTCACTACGGTGTTAGTCAGTTACTACGCTCAGTCTTTCATCTTAAAATCAAGTGTATGCAAGGAAAACAACAGCAGTTCAAATAATAAAGAAAATAAAAAAATGGCAAAAGAATTTGAACAGGAGCTTCCTAATGACGCCTAG
- a CDS encoding STAS domain-containing protein: MKFSPLALENACLVTLPKEMIMAQTPTLRAAISRQIETGSTKLVMDLHQVEYIDSSGLSILISAHKLTQKHSGEVVLLAPSAGVRALIELTRLHHVFTIFEDRDAAIEHICTQ, encoded by the coding sequence ATGAAGTTCTCTCCCTTGGCACTCGAAAATGCATGCTTAGTTACCTTACCTAAGGAGATGATAATGGCTCAGACGCCTACACTCAGAGCCGCTATTTCTCGTCAAATTGAAACTGGCAGTACCAAGCTGGTGATGGATCTACATCAAGTGGAATATATCGACTCCAGTGGTCTGTCTATTTTGATCTCGGCACATAAACTCACCCAGAAACATTCAGGAGAGGTGGTCTTGCTCGCTCCTTCGGCTGGAGTACGCGCCCTGATCGAACTCACGCGGCTACATCATGTGTTCACCATTTTCGAAGACCGAGATGCGGCAATCGAACATATATGTACTCAATGA
- a CDS encoding ATP-binding protein has product MNSIQLNLSQKIWSSKLLCAELEQFLQQNSVRTQQRFKVITCILEALSNVLEHTDSRLEQIVVILHCDQEIITIDLLDNSPYTPIDDQVDCPSPFSLSGRGLWIIQSWMDQMRFQASVAGTHLRLSLLR; this is encoded by the coding sequence ATGAACAGCATACAATTAAATCTATCTCAAAAAATCTGGAGCAGTAAGCTCTTATGTGCTGAGCTCGAGCAGTTTTTACAACAAAACAGCGTTCGTACCCAACAGAGGTTTAAAGTCATAACCTGCATTCTTGAAGCATTATCCAATGTCTTAGAGCATACCGACAGCCGTCTGGAACAGATAGTGGTAATTTTACATTGCGATCAAGAGATCATCACCATAGATCTGCTCGATAACTCACCCTACACCCCCATAGACGATCAGGTCGATTGCCCCTCTCCTTTCTCACTCTCGGGGAGAGGCTTATGGATCATACAGAGCTGGATGGATCAGATGAGGTTCCAGGCCTCAGTCGCAGGCACTCACCTCAGATTAAGCCTATTGCGCTGA
- a CDS encoding PP2C family protein-serine/threonine phosphatase: protein MTSNATHGMSTAAVQFRLDTLSVLLVEDTQSERYFIVNLLRSMGMDVSSCASGEEAIELYQSEMPDIVISDWRMPGLTGPQLCQRLKQAPFPPYIILLTANNQAKHMVEGIESGADDFLTKPFIPSILKVRLLAAARIVKMQQHLTDQNLALNNALSKEQAYLAQVQADLDSAARLQGSLLPTSSKLINQWSLATRFQPAQDLAGDIFQCFNIDDSHLGFYLLDVTGHGIAASMQSFTLAQRLSCKSCHWDSLDPALIVTELNADFEDPENAGRFATLILGIANTDSGQVRITIAGHPQPILLDNDSATMMSLDSGIPLGIDNQFQYQYNSFFLSSEQHLMLYSDGLYECQHPTYGEFGQQRLLKACSDAHQLSPESLLHHLSHAIELWQQNSPRMISQS from the coding sequence ATGACTTCAAATGCAACACATGGAATGTCCACAGCTGCAGTCCAGTTTCGGTTAGACACACTTTCAGTCCTACTGGTTGAAGATACTCAGAGCGAGCGATACTTTATTGTCAATCTACTGCGGAGCATGGGAATGGATGTCTCGAGCTGCGCTAGCGGTGAGGAAGCAATCGAGTTATATCAAAGCGAGATGCCCGATATTGTGATCAGTGACTGGCGAATGCCTGGTTTGACCGGCCCCCAGTTATGCCAACGGCTCAAGCAGGCACCATTTCCGCCTTACATCATCTTGCTAACCGCCAACAACCAGGCAAAACACATGGTAGAAGGCATCGAATCTGGGGCGGATGACTTTCTCACCAAACCTTTTATACCTAGCATATTGAAAGTGAGGCTGTTAGCTGCGGCGCGCATCGTCAAGATGCAGCAGCACCTGACCGATCAGAACCTGGCACTCAACAACGCCCTGTCTAAGGAGCAAGCCTACTTAGCACAAGTTCAAGCAGATCTCGATAGCGCCGCCAGGCTGCAGGGCTCGTTACTGCCGACATCGAGCAAGCTTATCAATCAATGGAGTCTGGCTACCAGATTTCAGCCTGCCCAAGACCTGGCTGGCGACATATTCCAATGCTTTAACATCGACGATTCTCATCTAGGTTTCTATCTGCTCGATGTCACCGGCCACGGCATCGCAGCTTCGATGCAAAGTTTTACATTAGCCCAGAGGCTTAGCTGTAAGAGTTGTCACTGGGACAGCTTAGATCCGGCGTTAATTGTGACTGAACTTAATGCTGACTTTGAAGACCCTGAAAATGCCGGGCGGTTCGCCACATTGATTCTGGGAATTGCCAATACAGACAGTGGTCAGGTGAGAATAACGATTGCCGGGCACCCACAGCCAATCTTACTCGATAATGATAGCGCCACCATGATGAGCCTGGACTCAGGTATTCCCCTAGGAATCGACAATCAATTTCAATACCAGTACAACTCATTCTTCTTAAGCAGTGAACAGCACCTAATGCTCTACTCAGACGGATTATATGAGTGCCAACACCCCACCTATGGCGAGTTTGGCCAACAGAGGTTGCTCAAGGCCTGCTCCGATGCACACCAACTATCACCGGAATCTCTCTTGCATCATCTCAGTCACGCCATCGAGCTCTGGCAACAAAACTCCCCCAGGATGATATCTCAATCATGA
- a CDS encoding phosphate/phosphite/phosphonate ABC transporter substrate-binding protein: MKISQWLNTHLFLPIALFFCGVVTTQASDTKHTVNESSILTFGVVPQQAASMLARKWSPLLAALSQNANFQLHFATAPDIPTFEKRLAKGEYDIAYMNPYHFTVFNESPGYLPLVKEQGKKIKGIIVVQKISTAHSLLDLDGQLLAFPAPAAFAASVLPRANLKIKGINNQIKYVGSHDSVYLAVAQGLVAGGGGVKRTFKTMDKEVTKQLRVLWETPGYTPHAVAIHPRVPVGVREELMIKFTQFSSTQEGTVLLEGLGFKPFEAAKSSDWNDVRALGLGDFSKPLETNDK; encoded by the coding sequence ATGAAAATATCACAATGGCTCAACACACATCTGTTCCTCCCTATTGCCTTGTTTTTTTGTGGTGTTGTCACGACGCAAGCATCTGATACAAAACACACAGTTAACGAATCTTCGATTCTCACATTTGGCGTGGTGCCGCAACAAGCCGCTAGCATGCTGGCAAGAAAATGGTCTCCCTTACTGGCAGCCTTGTCGCAAAATGCAAATTTTCAATTGCATTTTGCGACAGCTCCCGATATTCCCACGTTTGAGAAGCGCTTGGCCAAGGGGGAGTACGATATTGCCTATATGAATCCCTACCACTTTACCGTGTTTAATGAATCACCCGGATATCTGCCTCTGGTAAAAGAGCAAGGTAAAAAAATAAAAGGCATTATCGTCGTTCAGAAAATATCAACGGCTCATTCCCTGTTAGACCTCGATGGACAGTTACTGGCCTTCCCGGCTCCTGCCGCCTTCGCCGCGAGTGTGCTGCCCAGGGCCAATTTGAAGATAAAGGGAATTAACAATCAAATAAAGTATGTGGGATCACATGACTCAGTTTATCTCGCCGTAGCCCAAGGGTTAGTGGCTGGGGGAGGAGGGGTCAAGAGAACCTTTAAAACCATGGATAAAGAGGTGACTAAGCAGCTGCGAGTGCTCTGGGAAACGCCAGGATACACTCCCCATGCAGTGGCTATTCACCCAAGAGTGCCCGTCGGTGTCAGAGAAGAATTAATGATAAAGTTCACTCAATTTTCTTCGACTCAAGAAGGAACCGTACTACTGGAAGGGCTTGGCTTTAAACCTTTCGAAGCCGCCAAGAGCAGTGATTGGAATGATGTGAGAGCCTTAGGCTTAGGGGATTTCTCTAAGCCCTTAGAGACGAATGATAAATAA